One window of Burkholderia thailandensis E264 genomic DNA carries:
- a CDS encoding ferritin-like domain-containing protein, with protein MNTMLYPELYKSLEAVRWDMEKDIPWDTFDASLLTDEQAKTIKMNAITEWSALPATEMFLRDNHHDSDFSAFMSVWFFEEQKHSLVLMEYLRRFKPELMPTEEELHAVRFEFDPAPPLETLMLHFCGEIRLNHWYRRAAEWHTEPVIKHIYETISRDEARHGGAYLRYMKKALNNCGDVARAAFSKIGVLMASARRTEKPLHPTNLHVNQALFPRDTVQSRLPDPEWLERWLDEQIRFDGEWEKKVVERILHNLSVLFERTFATAQELNRYRKEVTARLQSESGPAATQPA; from the coding sequence ATGAACACCATGCTTTATCCGGAACTTTACAAGTCGCTCGAAGCCGTCCGCTGGGACATGGAAAAGGACATCCCTTGGGACACGTTCGACGCGTCGCTCCTGACCGACGAGCAGGCGAAGACGATCAAGATGAACGCGATCACCGAGTGGTCGGCGCTGCCCGCGACGGAGATGTTTCTGCGCGACAATCATCACGACAGCGATTTCTCCGCGTTCATGAGCGTGTGGTTCTTCGAGGAGCAAAAGCACTCGCTCGTGCTGATGGAGTACCTGCGCCGTTTCAAGCCGGAGCTGATGCCGACCGAAGAGGAGCTGCACGCGGTGCGCTTCGAGTTCGACCCGGCGCCGCCGCTCGAGACGCTGATGCTGCACTTCTGCGGCGAGATCCGCCTGAACCACTGGTACCGCCGGGCGGCCGAGTGGCATACCGAGCCCGTCATCAAGCACATCTACGAGACGATTTCGCGCGACGAGGCGCGTCATGGCGGCGCGTATCTGCGCTACATGAAGAAGGCGCTCAACAACTGCGGCGACGTCGCGCGCGCGGCGTTCTCGAAGATCGGCGTGCTGATGGCGTCGGCGCGCCGCACCGAGAAGCCGCTGCATCCGACGAACCTGCACGTGAACCAGGCGCTGTTCCCGCGCGACACCGTGCAGTCGCGCCTGCCCGATCCGGAATGGCTCGAGCGCTGGCTCGACGAGCAGATCCGCTTCGACGGCGAGTGGGAAAAGAAGGTCGTCGAACGGATTCTGCACAACCTGTCGGTGCTGTTCGAGCGCACGTTCGCGACCGCGCAGGAACTGAACCGCTACCGCAAGGAAGTGACCGCGCGCCTGCAGTCGGAGAGCGGCCCGGCCGCCACGCAGCCCGCGTAA
- the rfaE2 gene encoding D-glycero-beta-D-manno-heptose 1-phosphate adenylyltransferase, translated as MPASFERKLITRDALVALRASLPAPVVFTNGVFDILHRGHVTYLADAKALGACLIVGVNSDASVRMLGKGDDRPINAQEDRMALLAALECVDWVVGFDEKTPVSLIEAVHPDILVKGGDYDMDALPETALVRGWGGRSLAIPFEHDRSTTKLLKKVRSQSS; from the coding sequence ATGCCCGCTTCGTTCGAACGCAAGCTGATCACCCGCGACGCGCTTGTCGCATTGCGCGCGTCGCTGCCCGCGCCTGTCGTCTTCACGAACGGCGTATTCGACATCCTGCATCGCGGCCACGTCACCTATCTCGCCGACGCGAAGGCGCTCGGCGCGTGCCTCATCGTCGGCGTGAACAGCGACGCGTCGGTGCGCATGCTCGGCAAGGGCGACGATCGGCCGATCAACGCGCAGGAGGACCGGATGGCGTTGCTCGCCGCGCTCGAATGCGTCGACTGGGTCGTCGGCTTCGACGAGAAGACGCCGGTGTCGCTGATCGAAGCGGTGCATCCCGACATCCTCGTGAAGGGCGGCGACTACGACATGGACGCGCTGCCCGAAACCGCGCTCGTGCGCGGCTGGGGCGGGCGCTCGCTAGCGATTCCGTTCGAGCATGATCGCTCGACGACCAAGCTGCTGAAGAAGGTGCGTTCGCAGTCGAGCTGA
- a CDS encoding type III pantothenate kinase, whose amino-acid sequence MSGVCLLIDAGNSRIKWALADTGRHFVTSGAFEHADDTPDWSTLPAPRGAWISNVAGDAAAARIDALIDAHWPALPRTVVRACAAQCGVTNGYAEPARLGSDRWAGLIGAHAAFPGEHLLIATFGTATTLEALRADGRFTGGLIAPGWALMMRSLGMHTAQLPTVSIDAATSLLDELAANDAHAPFAIDTPHALSAGCLQAQAGLIERAWRDLEKAWKAPVRLVLSGGAADAIVRALTVPHTRHDTLVLTGLALIAHSA is encoded by the coding sequence ATGAGCGGTGTGTGCTTGCTGATCGACGCGGGCAACAGCCGCATCAAGTGGGCGCTCGCGGACACCGGGCGCCATTTCGTCACGAGCGGCGCGTTCGAGCACGCGGACGACACGCCGGACTGGTCGACGCTGCCCGCGCCGCGCGGCGCGTGGATCTCGAATGTCGCCGGCGACGCGGCCGCCGCGCGCATCGACGCGCTGATCGACGCGCACTGGCCCGCGCTGCCGCGCACCGTCGTGCGCGCGTGCGCCGCGCAGTGCGGCGTGACCAACGGCTACGCGGAACCCGCGCGCCTCGGCAGCGACCGCTGGGCGGGGCTCATCGGCGCGCACGCCGCGTTTCCGGGCGAACATCTGCTGATCGCGACGTTCGGCACGGCAACGACACTCGAAGCGCTGCGCGCGGACGGCCGCTTCACGGGCGGGCTGATCGCGCCCGGCTGGGCGCTGATGATGCGCTCGCTCGGCATGCACACCGCGCAGCTGCCGACGGTGTCGATCGACGCGGCGACGAGCCTGCTCGACGAGCTCGCCGCGAACGACGCGCACGCGCCGTTCGCGATCGACACGCCGCATGCGCTGTCCGCCGGCTGCCTGCAGGCGCAGGCGGGGCTCATCGAGCGCGCGTGGCGCGATCTCGAGAAAGCGTGGAAGGCGCCCGTGCGGCTCGTGCTGTCGGGCGGCGCGGCCGATGCGATCGTGCGCGCGCTGACCGTCCCGCACACGCGGCACGACACGCTCGTGTTGACGGGCCTCGCGCTGATCGCGCATTCGGCGTGA
- a CDS encoding biotin--[acetyl-CoA-carboxylase] ligase: MNVATRPPTPANDGPLIDRARVDAQLAPAAREWSIEIVDTTGSTNADLGARLKTLPRRRDALAAPIARIAYEQTAGRGRQGRPWFAKPGDALLCSVACVLPHPVGALAGLSLAVGAALADAFAALPAAPGDAPRAGVGGAAPRIALKWPNDLLVATARDGEAAIVGKLAGVLIETVWNMSDATAVVIGFGVNVRAADTAAAEVDALRARDATLAGGLPPVALAAVRAGATLTDTLAAALNALAAALPAFAAEGLAPFAARWNALHAYAGREVVLLERGAELARGVAVGIDETGQLLLDTPAGRQAIAAGDVSLRAPGAPR, from the coding sequence ATGAATGTCGCCACCCGCCCTCCAACGCCCGCGAACGACGGGCCGCTCATCGATCGCGCCCGCGTCGATGCGCAACTCGCCCCCGCGGCGCGCGAATGGTCGATCGAGATCGTCGACACGACCGGTTCGACCAACGCCGACCTCGGCGCGCGCCTGAAGACGCTGCCCCGCCGCCGCGACGCGCTCGCCGCGCCGATCGCGCGCATCGCGTACGAACAGACGGCCGGACGCGGCCGGCAAGGCCGCCCGTGGTTCGCGAAGCCGGGCGACGCGCTGCTTTGCTCGGTCGCGTGCGTGCTGCCGCACCCCGTCGGCGCGCTCGCGGGGCTGAGCCTCGCCGTCGGCGCGGCGCTTGCCGATGCGTTCGCCGCGCTGCCCGCCGCACCGGGCGACGCGCCGCGCGCAGGCGTCGGCGGCGCTGCCCCCCGCATCGCCCTCAAATGGCCGAACGACCTGCTCGTCGCGACGGCGCGCGACGGCGAAGCCGCGATCGTCGGCAAACTCGCCGGCGTGCTGATCGAAACCGTTTGGAACATGAGCGACGCGACCGCGGTCGTGATCGGCTTCGGCGTCAACGTGCGCGCGGCCGACACCGCCGCCGCCGAAGTCGACGCGCTGCGCGCGCGCGACGCGACGCTCGCGGGCGGCCTGCCGCCCGTCGCGCTCGCCGCGGTGCGAGCCGGCGCGACGCTCACCGATACGCTCGCCGCCGCGCTGAACGCGCTCGCCGCCGCGCTGCCCGCCTTCGCGGCCGAAGGCCTCGCGCCGTTCGCCGCGCGCTGGAACGCGCTGCATGCTTACGCGGGCCGCGAGGTCGTGCTGCTCGAACGCGGCGCTGAGCTCGCGCGCGGCGTCGCCGTCGGCATCGACGAAACCGGCCAGTTGCTGCTCGACACGCCCGCCGGCAGGCAGGCGATCGCGGCGGGCGACGTGTCGCTGCGCGCGCCGGGAGCCCCCCGATGA
- a CDS encoding tetratricopeptide repeat protein yields the protein MNPTKNLLSTRAATPPDHARRPSPPRRMLRATLSPFGMLAVAAALAAGVAATGSIGHPASGAPNATRAQLDEWRAMVEQASEPNALGRLRALAQRGSTDAQAALGLALAGSRDLALRDEGRRWLETAAHASPPNSAPTSAGERDARLALGKAWLLGTGDVARDYPRALAMLRPLAAAGDPNAAYYVGLIYRSGYGTPADPTEAARWFELAAQHDIPAAQFMLANAYRDGSGVHRDEARALALYRQAADRELPEAVQTLAIAYRNGELGLPRDPDAFRAQWIEAAHALKHPALAP from the coding sequence ATGAACCCGACCAAGAATCTGCTCTCGACGCGTGCCGCGACGCCGCCCGATCACGCGCGCCGCCCATCGCCGCCGCGGCGCATGCTGCGCGCGACGCTGTCGCCCTTCGGCATGCTCGCCGTCGCGGCGGCGCTCGCGGCGGGCGTCGCCGCGACCGGCAGCATCGGGCACCCGGCGTCCGGCGCGCCGAACGCCACCCGCGCGCAGCTCGACGAATGGCGCGCGATGGTCGAACAGGCAAGCGAGCCGAACGCGCTCGGCCGCCTGCGCGCGCTTGCGCAGCGCGGCTCGACCGACGCGCAGGCGGCGCTCGGCCTCGCGCTCGCCGGCTCGCGCGATCTCGCGCTGCGCGACGAAGGCCGGCGCTGGCTCGAGACCGCCGCGCACGCGAGCCCGCCCAACAGCGCGCCGACGAGCGCGGGCGAGCGCGACGCGCGCCTCGCGCTCGGCAAGGCTTGGCTGCTCGGCACGGGAGACGTCGCGCGCGACTACCCGCGCGCGCTCGCGATGCTGCGCCCGCTCGCCGCCGCGGGCGATCCGAACGCCGCGTACTACGTCGGCCTCATCTACCGCAGCGGCTACGGCACGCCCGCCGATCCGACCGAGGCGGCCCGCTGGTTCGAGCTCGCCGCGCAGCACGACATTCCTGCGGCGCAGTTCATGCTCGCGAACGCGTACCGCGACGGCAGCGGCGTGCATCGCGACGAAGCGCGCGCGCTTGCGCTGTACCGGCAGGCCGCCGACCGCGAACTGCCGGAAGCGGTGCAGACGCTCGCGATCGCGTACCGCAACGGCGAGCTCGGGCTGCCGCGCGACCCCGACGCATTCCGCGCGCAATGGATCGAGGCCGCGCACGCGCTCAAGCATCCGGCGCTCGCGCCGTAA
- a CDS encoding bifunctional 2',3'-cyclic-nucleotide 2'-phosphodiesterase/3'-nucleotidase — protein MPFPLRFRRRRLAGALVACAALAAGCNDDVGSPPPASSGAQTPAGTKATLAVLETTDLHTNVLSYDYFKLAADKSLGFERVATLIAQARAQYPNTLLLDNGDTIQGTALADYQALVKPVSCGETLAIYKVMNAAKFDGGGIGNHEFNYGLPYLSQVTGNAFAVDGLPDPAQQKKCAGPNFPQVLANVISAKTNAPLFTPYTILTKTVTATTPDGRTITAPVKVGIIGFTPPAIMSWDKRWLDGKVYTTGLKEAAEKYIPEMRAKGADLVVAISHGGLDNSPYSPTMENGSWWLSTVPGIDAMLIGHSHQVFPDATSTVAQFNLPGVDKVKGTVNGVPTVMANYWGKHLGVIKLGLAFDGKAWSVDKSQTSVEARSIQNPDKSYVDADPSVAAAIAAEHQATIDYVKTPIGATDYRMTSYFADVGDPGAIQIVNEAQADYVASYVRANLPQYASLPVLSVSAPFKSGFGGGADFTDVAAGALAINNAADLYLYPNTVYAVKVSGADIKNWLETAAKRFNTIDPTKATVQKLVSAFPGYNFDMFTSADLRYEIDVTQAAGSRIRNLTYKGAPIDPNAQFIVATNNYRASGGGNFPGLDGSKTIFASPDANRDVLIAYIKKRGQLTRAADGMQRSWRFTKLASSVAHVQFASAPNLVALANAASLAGITQVAADDGSGKGLATYEIDLTQ, from the coding sequence ATGCCATTCCCCTTGCGTTTTCGCCGGCGGCGCCTAGCCGGCGCCCTCGTCGCATGCGCGGCGCTCGCCGCCGGCTGCAACGACGACGTCGGCTCGCCGCCGCCCGCATCGTCCGGCGCGCAGACGCCCGCCGGCACGAAGGCGACGCTCGCCGTGCTCGAGACGACCGATCTGCACACGAACGTGCTGTCGTACGACTACTTCAAGCTCGCGGCCGACAAGTCGCTCGGCTTCGAGCGCGTCGCGACGCTGATCGCGCAGGCGCGCGCGCAATACCCGAACACGCTGCTGCTCGACAACGGCGACACGATCCAGGGCACGGCGCTCGCCGACTACCAGGCGCTCGTGAAGCCCGTGTCGTGCGGCGAGACGCTCGCGATCTACAAGGTGATGAACGCGGCGAAGTTCGACGGCGGCGGCATCGGCAATCACGAATTCAACTACGGGCTGCCGTACCTGTCGCAGGTGACAGGCAACGCGTTCGCCGTCGACGGCCTGCCCGATCCGGCGCAGCAGAAGAAATGCGCGGGCCCGAACTTCCCGCAGGTGCTCGCGAACGTGATCAGCGCGAAGACGAACGCCCCCCTCTTCACGCCGTACACGATCCTCACGAAGACCGTCACCGCGACGACGCCCGACGGCCGCACGATCACGGCGCCCGTGAAGGTCGGCATCATCGGCTTCACGCCGCCCGCGATCATGAGCTGGGACAAGCGCTGGCTCGACGGCAAGGTCTACACGACGGGCCTGAAGGAAGCCGCCGAGAAGTACATCCCCGAGATGCGCGCGAAGGGCGCGGACCTCGTCGTCGCGATCTCGCACGGCGGGCTCGACAACTCGCCGTACTCGCCGACGATGGAAAACGGCAGCTGGTGGCTGTCCACCGTGCCCGGCATCGACGCGATGCTGATCGGCCATTCGCACCAGGTGTTCCCGGATGCGACGAGCACGGTCGCGCAGTTCAACCTGCCGGGCGTCGACAAGGTCAAGGGCACGGTCAACGGCGTGCCGACCGTGATGGCGAACTACTGGGGCAAGCACCTCGGCGTGATCAAGCTCGGCCTCGCGTTCGACGGCAAGGCGTGGAGCGTCGACAAATCGCAGACGAGCGTCGAGGCCCGCTCGATCCAGAATCCGGACAAGAGCTACGTCGACGCCGATCCGTCGGTGGCCGCGGCGATCGCGGCCGAGCATCAGGCGACGATCGACTACGTGAAGACGCCGATCGGCGCCACCGACTACCGGATGACCAGCTATTTCGCGGACGTGGGCGACCCGGGCGCGATCCAGATCGTCAACGAGGCGCAGGCCGACTACGTCGCGAGCTACGTGCGGGCGAACCTGCCACAGTACGCGTCGCTGCCGGTGCTGTCGGTGAGCGCGCCGTTCAAGAGCGGCTTCGGCGGCGGCGCCGATTTCACCGACGTCGCGGCGGGCGCGCTCGCGATCAACAACGCGGCCGATCTCTATCTGTATCCGAACACGGTCTACGCGGTGAAGGTGAGCGGCGCGGACATCAAGAACTGGCTCGAGACCGCGGCGAAGCGCTTCAACACGATCGACCCGACGAAGGCGACCGTGCAGAAGCTCGTGAGCGCGTTCCCCGGCTACAACTTCGACATGTTCACGTCCGCCGATCTGCGCTACGAGATCGACGTCACGCAGGCGGCCGGCAGCCGAATCAGGAACCTCACGTACAAGGGCGCGCCGATCGATCCGAACGCGCAGTTCATCGTCGCGACGAACAACTACCGCGCGAGCGGCGGCGGCAACTTCCCCGGCCTCGACGGCAGCAAGACGATCTTCGCTTCGCCCGACGCGAACCGCGACGTGCTGATCGCGTACATCAAGAAGCGCGGCCAGCTCACGCGCGCGGCGGACGGCATGCAGCGCAGCTGGCGCTTCACGAAGCTCGCGAGCTCGGTCGCGCACGTGCAGTTCGCGTCGGCGCCGAACCTCGTCGCGCTCGCGAACGCGGCGAGCCTCGCGGGCATCACGCAAGTCGCGGCCGACGACGGCTCGGGCAAGGGGCTCGCGACTTACGAGATCGATCTGACGCAATGA
- a CDS encoding MlaE family ABC transporter permease — protein sequence MNFQTPPGLSVDAGSQGQTVRLSGQWTALALARDRGNVARRIARLAKEPVGEWDLSGVDRLDHVGGQALWRVWGRRLPAGIALTDNQRTVFERIERLDAGREAPEPVVRIDPVTRFGQGLFTFGEHLYGGIALLGGLIVDLLSVLRRPRTMPWTEISANVYAAGTKALPITALVAFLIGIVLSYLSAQQLQLFGANRYIVNILGLSVIRELGPVLSAILVAGRSGSAITAQIGVMRVTEELDAMRVMGIPHGLRITLPRVLALGVAMPLLVMWTNIIALTGGALAAKFVLGIDLNFFVRSLPSVVPIANLFIGLGKGVVFGMLIALVACHFGFRIKANSQSLGEGTTTSVVTSITVVILADAVFAILFQNVGLG from the coding sequence TTGAACTTCCAGACCCCTCCCGGCCTGTCGGTCGACGCCGGCAGCCAAGGCCAGACCGTGCGCCTGTCAGGCCAGTGGACGGCGCTCGCGCTCGCGCGCGACCGCGGCAACGTCGCGCGCCGGATCGCCCGGCTCGCGAAGGAGCCCGTCGGCGAGTGGGATCTGTCGGGCGTCGACCGGCTCGATCACGTCGGCGGCCAGGCGCTCTGGCGCGTGTGGGGCCGCAGGCTGCCCGCCGGGATCGCGCTCACCGACAACCAGCGCACCGTGTTCGAGCGCATCGAGCGGCTCGACGCGGGCCGCGAGGCGCCCGAGCCCGTCGTGCGGATCGATCCCGTCACGCGCTTCGGCCAGGGCCTCTTCACGTTCGGCGAGCACCTGTACGGCGGCATCGCCCTGCTCGGCGGCCTGATCGTCGATCTGCTTTCGGTGCTGCGCCGCCCGCGCACGATGCCGTGGACCGAGATCTCCGCGAACGTCTACGCGGCGGGCACGAAGGCGCTGCCGATCACGGCGCTCGTCGCGTTCCTGATCGGCATTGTGCTGTCGTATCTGTCCGCGCAGCAGTTGCAGCTGTTCGGCGCGAACCGCTACATCGTCAACATTCTCGGCCTGTCGGTGATTCGCGAGCTCGGGCCCGTGCTGTCGGCGATCCTCGTCGCGGGCCGCTCGGGCTCCGCGATCACAGCGCAGATCGGCGTGATGCGCGTGACGGAAGAGCTCGACGCGATGCGCGTGATGGGCATTCCGCACGGCCTGCGCATCACGCTGCCGCGCGTGCTGGCGCTCGGCGTCGCGATGCCGCTTCTCGTCATGTGGACCAACATCATTGCGCTCACGGGCGGCGCGCTCGCCGCGAAGTTCGTGCTCGGCATCGACCTGAATTTCTTCGTGCGCTCGCTGCCGTCCGTCGTGCCGATCGCGAACCTGTTCATCGGGCTCGGCAAGGGCGTCGTGTTCGGAATGCTGATCGCACTCGTCGCATGCCACTTCGGCTTCCGGATCAAGGCGAATTCGCAGAGCCTCGGCGAAGGGACGACGACGTCCGTCGTCACGTCGATCACGGTCGTGATCCTCGCCGACGCGGTGTTCGCGATCCTCTTCCAGAACGTGGGGCTCGGATGA
- a CDS encoding ABC transporter ATP-binding protein, translating to MSARDDDFVIEVRDLTKRYGRNVVHEHLDFDVRSGEIVAIVGGSGSGKTTLVRQILGLERPSAGTIKVFGEDTSTIDADAARVMRSRSGMLFQHGALFSSLSVFDNVAQPLRELGRVPEDLLHDIVMLKLEMVGLPCKHASKMPAALSGGMVKRVGIARAIALEPELLFLDEPTAGLDPGASDEFVELIATLHRTLGLTVVMVTHDLDTMVALSTRVAVIADRKVLVAASVEEAAGVDHPFIREYFLGRRGRRALQALPPERRARLPKAALEPAPSDVEL from the coding sequence ATGAGCGCGCGCGACGACGATTTCGTGATCGAGGTGCGCGACCTGACGAAGCGCTACGGGCGCAACGTCGTCCACGAGCACCTCGACTTCGACGTGCGTTCCGGCGAGATCGTGGCGATCGTCGGCGGCTCGGGCTCGGGCAAGACGACGCTCGTGCGGCAGATTCTCGGGCTCGAGCGGCCGAGCGCAGGCACGATCAAGGTGTTCGGCGAGGACACCTCGACGATCGACGCCGACGCCGCGCGCGTGATGCGCAGCCGCTCGGGCATGCTGTTCCAGCACGGCGCGCTGTTCTCGTCGCTCTCCGTGTTCGACAACGTCGCGCAGCCGCTGCGCGAGCTCGGACGCGTGCCGGAGGACCTGCTGCACGACATCGTGATGCTCAAGCTCGAGATGGTCGGGCTGCCGTGCAAGCATGCGTCGAAGATGCCGGCCGCGCTGTCGGGCGGGATGGTCAAGCGGGTCGGGATCGCGCGCGCGATCGCGCTCGAGCCGGAGCTGCTGTTTCTCGACGAGCCGACGGCGGGGCTCGACCCCGGCGCGTCCGACGAGTTCGTCGAGCTGATCGCGACGCTGCATCGCACGCTCGGCCTGACCGTCGTGATGGTCACGCACGATCTCGACACGATGGTCGCGCTGTCGACGCGCGTCGCGGTGATCGCCGATCGCAAGGTGCTCGTCGCGGCGAGCGTCGAGGAGGCGGCGGGCGTCGATCATCCGTTCATCCGCGAGTACTTTCTCGGCCGGCGCGGCCGCCGCGCGCTGCAGGCGCTGCCGCCCGAGCGTCGCGCGCGCCTGCCGAAGGCCGCGCTCGAGCCGGCGCCTTCGGACGTCGAGTTGTAG
- a CDS encoding MlaD family protein, whose translation MENKSHAFWAGLFTIALLAAIVGAVYWFNVDRTVRVPYDLVSRSNVTGLFPDAAVRYRGLDVGKVQSIDFDRGHPGQIVIRILVDTHAPITRSTFGSLGFQGVTGIAFVQLDDTGADLAPLPTSAKAVAQIPMRPSLFDQLQQRGDVLLKQMEIAAKSVNEMLSPDMRDQLKATAASMQHAADGVTHLSRQVEPALAQMPQTMEHVNHALSAANALVAPGGPLVTNLNRAGQALASMNDTLAELSARVRYDTLPRFNALATNVGDASRTLKDVAGDVGRNPRSLLFGAPAAEPGPGETGFAWPSAAPAQ comes from the coding sequence ATGGAAAACAAATCACACGCGTTCTGGGCCGGCCTTTTCACGATCGCGCTGCTCGCCGCGATCGTCGGCGCGGTCTACTGGTTCAACGTCGATCGCACGGTGCGCGTGCCGTACGATCTCGTATCGCGCTCGAACGTGACCGGGCTCTTTCCCGACGCAGCCGTCCGCTATCGCGGGCTCGATGTCGGCAAGGTGCAGTCGATCGACTTCGATCGCGGCCATCCGGGCCAGATCGTGATTCGCATCCTCGTCGACACGCATGCGCCGATCACGCGCTCGACGTTCGGCAGCCTGGGCTTCCAGGGCGTGACGGGCATCGCGTTCGTGCAGCTCGACGACACGGGCGCCGATCTCGCGCCGCTGCCGACGTCGGCGAAGGCCGTCGCGCAGATCCCGATGCGCCCGAGCCTGTTCGATCAGCTCCAGCAGCGCGGCGATGTGCTGCTCAAGCAGATGGAGATCGCCGCGAAGAGCGTGAACGAGATGCTGTCGCCCGACATGCGCGATCAGTTGAAGGCGACCGCGGCGAGCATGCAGCACGCGGCCGACGGCGTCACCCATCTGTCGAGGCAGGTCGAGCCCGCGCTCGCGCAGATGCCGCAGACGATGGAGCACGTGAACCACGCGCTCAGCGCGGCGAACGCGCTCGTCGCGCCCGGCGGGCCGCTCGTCACGAACCTGAACCGCGCGGGGCAGGCGCTCGCGTCGATGAACGACACGCTCGCCGAGCTGAGCGCGCGCGTGCGTTACGACACGCTGCCGCGCTTCAACGCGCTCGCGACGAACGTCGGCGACGCGTCGCGCACGCTGAAGGATGTCGCGGGCGACGTCGGCCGCAATCCGCGCAGCCTGCTGTTCGGCGCGCCGGCAGCCGAGCCGGGCCCGGGCGAGACGGGATTCGCGTGGCCGAGCGCCGCACCCGCCCAATAA
- a CDS encoding ABC-type transport auxiliary lipoprotein family protein — protein sequence MHAHFMSGSLFRRGRAALALAVALAIASGCAGTPAALTNIRYDLGPVRPAASSGTGPALKVLDVSAPDALNTDRFVYRLAYADAQRISVYRDSKWTAPPAQLLTQRLRGALSGRGAVLEGDDGVRAPVLKVELSEFEQVFDGRSQSHAAVTARATLTQDGKVLGQRTFVSRAPASTPDAAGGAQALATASDEFVAQLVAWLGVQTYAATP from the coding sequence ATGCACGCACACTTCATGTCAGGTTCATTGTTCCGCCGCGGCCGCGCGGCGCTCGCGCTCGCCGTGGCGCTCGCGATCGCGAGCGGCTGCGCGGGTACGCCCGCCGCGCTCACGAACATCCGCTACGACCTCGGTCCGGTGCGGCCGGCCGCGTCGTCGGGCACGGGGCCCGCGCTCAAGGTGCTCGACGTGAGCGCGCCCGATGCGCTCAACACGGACCGCTTCGTCTACCGGCTCGCGTACGCGGACGCGCAGCGGATCTCCGTCTACCGCGACAGCAAATGGACGGCGCCGCCCGCGCAGTTGCTGACGCAGCGGCTGCGCGGCGCGCTGTCGGGGCGCGGCGCGGTGCTCGAGGGCGACGACGGCGTGCGCGCGCCCGTGCTGAAGGTCGAGCTGTCCGAGTTCGAGCAGGTGTTCGACGGCCGTTCGCAGAGCCACGCGGCCGTCACCGCGCGCGCGACGCTCACGCAGGACGGCAAGGTGCTCGGCCAGCGCACGTTCGTGTCGCGCGCGCCGGCGAGCACGCCGGACGCGGCGGGCGGCGCGCAGGCGCTCGCCACGGCGAGCGACGAGTTCGTCGCGCAGCTCGTCGCGTGGCTCGGCGTCCAGACGTACGCGGCCACGCCATGA